A region from the Aegilops tauschii subsp. strangulata cultivar AL8/78 chromosome 5, Aet v6.0, whole genome shotgun sequence genome encodes:
- the LOC109752054 gene encoding uncharacterized protein yields MPSLRQCSSLAVAIDRQLLGHLSATKMKISKAPVLLKKAVTMCKSKTGVLTARLLFLASLRRRMATVGVVSHKIHALMAAADRAKAGGDCHKAVVSRKVDKTLPAIHAGEIVDLTHELALFCQEEDGGGSFPDWTLHPIFNDDDNCCYTEEDDDDDVGDVLLDGCDGLHDEPSVIDVIRSNMEVQGLEFNMEDEIDQAADMFIRRFRERMSKSI; encoded by the coding sequence ATGCCTAGCCTGAGGCAGTGCAGCAGCTTAGCTGTTGCCATCGACAGGCAGCTGCTCGGCCACCTCTCGGCGACGAAGATGAAGATCAGCAAGGCCCCGGTGCTCCTGAAGAAGGCGGTGACGATGTGCAAGAGCAAGACCGGCGTGCTCACCGCCAGGCTCCTCTTCCTAGCTTCGCTCCGCCGCAGGATGGCCACCGTCGGCGTGGTGTCTCACAAGATACACGCGCTCATGGCGGCCGCGGACCGGGCGAAGGCGGGAGGGGACTGCCACAAGGCTGTCGTTTCGCGCAAGGTCGACAAGACTCTTCCAGCGATCCATGCTGGTGAGATCGTTGATCTTACGCATGAATTGGCACTATTTTGTCAAGAGGAAGATGGTGGTGGTAGCTTCCCTGACTGGACGCTGCACCCCATCTTCAATGACGATGACAATTGCTGTTACACcgaagaggacgacgacgacgatgttggTGATGTGCTACTCGATGGGTGCGATGGTCTCCACGACGAGCCCTCGGTGATAGATGTGATCAGGAGCAACATGGAAGTCCAGGGGTTGGAGTTCAACATGGAAGATGAGATCGACCAAGCTGCCGATATGTTCATCAGGAGGTTCCGGGAGCGGATGAGCAAGAGCATTTAG